In the genome of Gordonia rubripertincta, one region contains:
- a CDS encoding DUF5319 domain-containing protein, with translation MRDHLPPGLPPDPFADDPSDPASALDSVEPGIPLDENERLAVEEDLADLAVYEALLAHRGVRGLVVVCDDCHEDHYHDWDMLRANLIQLLIDGTVRPHEPAVDPRPDAYVTWDYCRGYADARNHYDEGR, from the coding sequence GTGCGTGACCACCTGCCACCCGGCCTCCCGCCGGATCCGTTCGCCGACGACCCGAGCGACCCCGCTTCCGCATTGGACAGCGTCGAGCCCGGCATCCCGTTGGACGAGAACGAGCGGCTGGCGGTCGAGGAAGACCTGGCCGACCTCGCCGTCTACGAGGCACTGCTCGCCCACCGCGGCGTCCGGGGCCTCGTCGTCGTCTGCGACGACTGCCACGAGGACCACTACCACGACTGGGACATGCTCCGCGCGAACCTGATCCAGCTCCTCATCGACGGCACCGTACGTCCGCATGAGCCAGCCGTCGACCCGCGCCCCGACGCCTACGTCACGTGGGACTACTGCCGCGGCTACGCCGACGCCCGCAACCACTACGACGAGGGCCGCTGA
- a CDS encoding anti-sigma-D factor RsdA: MSGESDWRHRRSVHGREQIGRPGRPPAHGRGPGPSGPSTGGPASARDDLDAGLGVGGESLDLSEVGFDENFLEALSHDAPVPTRDSAEYELAELLSGWRNEVVSTPTPELVSVDDVERAIASTERASRGRRMVRHLRVVSGAAAIVIVAAAGLTVLSEGSQPGDPLWGVKQVVFAEAASETQAAHDVRANLERAEAAIAAGDTAAAASFIAKAQGSMGPMRDKDTREEMSNWMNRLRAGAGLPPTADATTTTGPSVPGVTESGAPVSEPDVRNRSGRPSPSDISVTTTPTTEVPGPVEEPGPSEQPVPSSPPSEPTEEVPSTSSSMTRTPADFPAFPWTPPPGVDASEGQPR; encoded by the coding sequence ATGAGCGGAGAATCTGACTGGCGCCATCGTCGCTCCGTCCACGGGCGTGAGCAGATCGGCCGTCCCGGCCGGCCGCCGGCCCATGGTCGGGGACCCGGTCCGAGTGGCCCGTCCACCGGTGGACCCGCGTCCGCCCGCGACGACCTCGACGCCGGACTGGGCGTCGGCGGGGAGTCCCTGGACCTCTCCGAGGTCGGCTTCGACGAGAACTTCCTCGAGGCGCTCTCCCACGACGCCCCCGTCCCCACGCGTGACAGCGCGGAATACGAACTCGCAGAACTTCTCTCGGGCTGGCGCAACGAGGTCGTATCGACCCCGACGCCGGAACTGGTCTCCGTCGACGACGTCGAGCGGGCGATCGCGAGCACCGAACGCGCGAGCCGTGGCCGGCGCATGGTCCGTCACCTGCGCGTCGTGTCCGGTGCGGCGGCGATCGTCATCGTGGCGGCGGCCGGCCTGACCGTCCTGTCCGAGGGCTCGCAGCCGGGTGACCCGCTGTGGGGCGTCAAGCAGGTCGTGTTCGCCGAGGCGGCGTCGGAGACGCAGGCGGCCCACGATGTGCGCGCGAATCTCGAACGTGCCGAGGCGGCGATCGCGGCCGGCGACACCGCTGCGGCGGCGAGCTTCATCGCGAAGGCCCAGGGCAGCATGGGGCCGATGCGCGACAAGGACACCCGTGAGGAGATGTCGAACTGGATGAACCGGCTTCGCGCCGGAGCCGGCCTGCCGCCGACCGCGGACGCGACGACGACCACCGGTCCGTCGGTACCCGGGGTGACCGAGTCGGGTGCACCCGTCTCCGAGCCGGACGTACGCAACCGGTCGGGGCGGCCGTCGCCCTCCGACATCTCTGTGACCACCACGCCCACGACCGAGGTGCCCGGCCCGGTCGAGGAGCCCGGTCCGAGCGAGCAGCCCGTGCCGTCGAGCCCGCCCAGCGAGCCGACCGAGGAGGTGCCATCGACGAGTTCGTCGATGACGCGGACCCCGGCCGACTTCCCGGCGTTCCCGTGGACGCCGCCGCCTGGCGTCGACGCGTCGGAGGGTCAGCCGCGCTAG
- a CDS encoding GMC family oxidoreductase N-terminal domain-containing protein, with protein MGVKKRSDNTPDFDVLIVGSGFGGSVSALRLVEKGYRVGVIEAGRRFSDDEFAKTSWRLNRWLWAPKLGLYGIQRIHALKDVMILAGAGVGGGSLNYANTLYKPPTPFFTDPQWNHITDWEDELTPYYDQARRMLGVVENPTITSSDRIVAEVAEEMGVGHTVTPTPVGVFFGAKTGLAGAPGETVPDPYFGGAGPDRTACTECGACMTGCRVGAKNTLLKNYLGLAERNGATIIDRTTVDSLVQRADGSWEVGTHHSSSWGPLGQRKRTFTARQVILAAGTFNTQRLLHHAKYSTLPQISDAMGQLTRTNSESILGAMGSRIDPENDYSRGVAITSSFYPEPNTHIEPVRYGKGSNAIAYLQTLLTDGGTRRNRFGQFLRQVAKNPFLLVRLLVVKQWSERTVIALVMQNNNNSLTTFVRKRGPLRYITSKQGHGEPNPTWIPKGNEATRRIAAKMNSGIAGGTWGDIFNMPLTAHYLGGCAISDDPSNGVIDPYQRVWNYPTLHVTDGASISANLGVNPSLTICAQAERAIALWPNKGEEDRRPSQGESYRRIDPTVPAAPVVPADAPGALRLPITPVNRPA; from the coding sequence ATGGGTGTGAAGAAGCGATCCGACAACACTCCGGATTTCGACGTCCTCATCGTCGGCTCCGGTTTCGGCGGCAGCGTGAGCGCATTGCGCCTGGTGGAGAAGGGCTACCGCGTCGGCGTCATCGAGGCGGGTCGCCGCTTCTCCGACGACGAGTTCGCGAAGACCAGTTGGCGTCTCAACCGCTGGCTGTGGGCGCCGAAGCTGGGCCTGTACGGAATCCAGCGCATCCACGCCCTCAAGGACGTGATGATCCTGGCCGGTGCGGGTGTGGGCGGCGGTTCGCTGAACTACGCGAACACGCTGTACAAGCCGCCGACGCCGTTCTTCACCGATCCCCAGTGGAACCACATCACCGACTGGGAGGACGAGCTCACGCCGTACTACGACCAGGCGCGGCGGATGCTCGGCGTGGTCGAGAACCCGACCATCACCTCCTCGGACCGGATCGTCGCCGAGGTGGCGGAGGAGATGGGCGTCGGTCACACCGTGACCCCCACGCCCGTCGGCGTGTTCTTCGGCGCGAAGACCGGCCTCGCCGGCGCACCCGGCGAGACGGTGCCCGACCCGTACTTCGGTGGCGCCGGACCCGATCGCACCGCCTGCACCGAGTGCGGTGCCTGCATGACCGGCTGCCGCGTCGGCGCCAAGAACACGCTGCTGAAGAACTACCTCGGACTGGCAGAACGCAACGGCGCCACCATCATCGACCGCACGACGGTCGACTCGCTCGTCCAGCGCGCCGACGGCTCGTGGGAGGTCGGGACGCACCACTCGTCGTCGTGGGGGCCGCTGGGACAACGCAAGCGCACCTTCACCGCCCGCCAGGTGATCCTCGCCGCCGGCACGTTCAACACCCAGCGTCTGCTGCACCACGCGAAGTATTCGACGCTGCCGCAGATCTCGGATGCGATGGGACAACTGACGCGCACGAATTCGGAGTCCATCCTGGGCGCGATGGGTTCGCGGATCGATCCGGAGAACGACTACTCGCGCGGCGTCGCCATCACCTCGTCGTTCTACCCGGAGCCGAACACCCACATCGAGCCGGTGCGATATGGCAAGGGCTCCAACGCGATCGCGTATCTGCAGACGTTGCTCACCGACGGTGGCACGCGTCGCAACCGGTTCGGTCAGTTCCTCCGGCAGGTCGCGAAGAACCCGTTCCTCCTGGTTCGGCTGCTCGTCGTGAAGCAGTGGAGCGAGCGCACGGTGATCGCGCTCGTCATGCAGAACAACAACAACTCGCTGACGACCTTCGTGCGCAAGCGGGGGCCGCTGCGCTACATCACCAGCAAGCAGGGACACGGCGAGCCGAATCCGACCTGGATCCCCAAGGGCAACGAGGCAACCCGCCGGATCGCCGCCAAGATGAACAGCGGCATCGCCGGTGGGACGTGGGGCGACATCTTCAACATGCCGCTGACCGCCCACTACCTCGGCGGGTGTGCCATCTCCGACGACCCGTCCAACGGCGTCATCGATCCCTACCAGCGTGTGTGGAACTACCCGACGCTGCACGTCACCGACGGTGCATCGATCTCGGCGAACCTCGGTGTGAACCCGTCGCTGACGATCTGCGCCCAGGCCGAGCGCGCGATCGCGCTGTGGCCCAACAAGGGTGAGGAAGATCGCCGTCCATCGCAGGGTGAGAGCTACCGGCGCATCGACCCCACCGTGCCCGCGGCTCCCGTCGTCCCGGCGGACGCTCCCGGGGCGCTGCGCCTCCCGATCACGCCGGTCAATCGGCCTGCATGA
- the guaB gene encoding IMP dehydrogenase — MTHVRTGGDDPGKVAMLGLTFDDVLLLPSASDVIPSEVDTSSRVTKNVTLRVPLVSSAMDTVTESRMAIAMARAGGMGVLHRNLSIEAQAAQVETVKRSEAGMVTDPVTCSPTHTLAEVDAMCARYRISGLPVVDEKDELIGIITNRDMRFEVDQNRPVAEVMTKAPLITAQEGVSAEAALGLLRRNKIEKLPIVDGNGRLTGLITVKDFVKTEQHPNATKDSDGRLLVGAAVGTGGPQWDRAMALTDAGVDVIIVDTAHAHNRLVLDMVAKLKAEVGDRVDVVGGNVATREAAQALIDAGADAVKVGVGPGSICTTRVVAGVGAPQITAILEAVAVCQKADIPVIADGGLQYSGDIAKALAAGASTAMLGSLLAGTAEAPGELVLVNGKQFKSYRGMGSLGAMQGRGQAKSYSKDRYFQDDVLKEEKLVPEGIEGRVPFRGPLSQVIHQLVGGLRAAMGYTGSSSITDLQSARFVQITAAGLKESHPHDITLTAEAPNYYSR; from the coding sequence ATGACGCATGTTCGTACCGGTGGAGACGATCCCGGCAAGGTCGCAATGCTCGGCCTGACCTTCGACGACGTCCTGTTGCTGCCCTCGGCCTCGGACGTGATCCCCAGTGAGGTCGACACCTCCTCGCGGGTGACCAAGAACGTGACCCTGCGCGTGCCGCTGGTGAGTTCGGCGATGGACACCGTCACCGAGTCTCGCATGGCCATCGCGATGGCGCGCGCCGGCGGTATGGGCGTGCTGCACCGCAACCTCTCCATCGAGGCGCAGGCGGCCCAGGTCGAGACCGTCAAGCGGTCCGAGGCCGGCATGGTGACCGACCCGGTCACCTGTTCGCCGACCCACACCCTCGCCGAGGTCGACGCGATGTGCGCGCGTTACCGCATCTCCGGCCTGCCGGTCGTGGACGAAAAGGACGAGCTGATCGGCATCATCACGAACCGCGACATGCGCTTCGAGGTCGACCAGAACCGTCCGGTCGCCGAGGTCATGACCAAGGCGCCGCTCATCACCGCGCAGGAGGGGGTCTCCGCCGAGGCCGCCCTCGGGCTGCTGCGTCGCAACAAGATCGAGAAGCTGCCGATCGTCGACGGCAACGGTCGCCTCACCGGTCTGATCACCGTCAAGGACTTCGTCAAGACCGAACAGCACCCGAACGCCACCAAGGACTCCGACGGCCGTCTGCTCGTTGGCGCGGCCGTGGGCACCGGCGGACCCCAGTGGGACCGCGCGATGGCGCTGACCGATGCCGGTGTCGACGTGATCATCGTCGACACCGCCCATGCGCACAATCGCCTGGTGCTCGACATGGTCGCCAAGCTGAAGGCCGAGGTCGGCGACCGCGTCGACGTCGTCGGCGGCAACGTCGCCACCCGTGAGGCCGCACAGGCCCTCATCGACGCCGGTGCCGATGCCGTGAAGGTCGGCGTCGGACCGGGCTCCATCTGCACCACCCGCGTCGTGGCCGGTGTCGGCGCACCGCAGATCACCGCGATCCTCGAGGCCGTCGCCGTCTGCCAGAAGGCCGACATCCCGGTGATTGCCGACGGCGGTCTGCAGTACTCGGGCGACATCGCCAAGGCCCTCGCGGCCGGCGCATCGACCGCGATGCTCGGCTCATTGCTCGCCGGCACCGCCGAGGCGCCCGGTGAGCTGGTGCTGGTCAACGGCAAACAGTTCAAGAGCTACCGCGGCATGGGTTCGCTCGGCGCGATGCAGGGACGCGGCCAGGCCAAGTCGTACTCCAAGGACCGCTACTTCCAGGACGACGTCCTCAAGGAGGAGAAGCTGGTCCCCGAGGGCATCGAGGGACGGGTGCCGTTCCGCGGTCCGCTGTCCCAGGTGATTCACCAGCTGGTGGGGGGCCTGCGCGCGGCGATGGGTTACACCGGTTCGTCGTCGATCACGGACCTCCAGTCCGCGCGCTTCGTCCAGATCACCGCGGCCGGGCTCAAGGAATCGCATCCGCACGACATCACCCTCACCGCCGAGGCGCCCAACTACTATTCCCGCTGA
- a CDS encoding energy-coupling factor ABC transporter ATP-binding protein: MIEFTNVSHAYDDRVVLRDVSLNLTENRIGIVGANGSGKSTLARMINALVVPGQGTVTVDGLDVARHKREVRRRVGFIFSDPDRQIIMPTVIEDIELSLRRTDLDRKQRAIRALEVLERFGLGEHADHPAQRLSGGQKQLLALASIFVTDPAIIVADEPTTLLDLRNTRMLTDVFATLEEQLIVVSHDLDILDGFDRVIVIDDGRVVADDEPSPALAYYRALMS; encoded by the coding sequence ATGATCGAGTTCACGAACGTCTCGCACGCCTACGACGACCGGGTGGTGCTACGCGATGTCTCGTTGAACCTCACCGAGAACCGGATCGGCATCGTCGGTGCCAACGGAAGCGGGAAATCGACCCTCGCCCGGATGATCAACGCGCTCGTCGTACCGGGACAGGGCACGGTGACCGTCGACGGTCTCGACGTCGCGCGCCACAAGCGGGAGGTCCGTCGTCGCGTCGGGTTCATCTTCTCCGACCCCGACCGGCAGATCATCATGCCGACGGTCATCGAGGACATCGAATTGTCGCTGCGTCGCACCGACCTCGACAGGAAGCAGCGTGCGATCCGGGCTCTGGAGGTGCTCGAGCGGTTCGGGCTGGGCGAGCACGCCGACCATCCCGCGCAGCGGCTGTCCGGCGGGCAGAAGCAACTCCTCGCGCTCGCGTCGATCTTCGTGACCGACCCGGCGATCATCGTCGCCGACGAACCGACCACACTCCTCGATCTCCGCAACACCCGCATGCTCACCGATGTCTTCGCCACGCTCGAGGAGCAACTCATCGTCGTCAGTCACGATCTCGACATCCTCGACGGCTTCGACCGCGTCATCGTCATCGACGACGGCCGGGTCGTCGCCGACGACGAGCCCTCGCCCGCGCTCGCCTACTACCGGGCACTGATGTCGTGA
- a CDS encoding biotin transporter BioY has protein sequence MTAYPRTSAWSLSIGDLTQAAVFAALIAALGLPGTINIGTSGVPITFQTLGVILAGAVLGPSKGTLAVVIFMVLAIAGLPILSGGRSGLTALASPTAGYFVGFLPAVVVIGVLTAAMMSVGDKPRYRVLWGIGINALGGMFVLYLFGVIGLVLRTDLTVWAAITSNGPFIVGDVIKVVVAALVAAQIHRGRPGLIEPLRLSRRTAPGS, from the coding sequence ATGACTGCATATCCCCGCACCTCCGCATGGTCGCTCAGCATCGGCGATCTCACCCAGGCCGCCGTTTTCGCCGCGTTGATCGCCGCGCTCGGCCTGCCCGGGACCATCAACATCGGCACCAGCGGCGTTCCGATCACGTTCCAGACCCTGGGTGTGATCCTGGCGGGAGCCGTGCTGGGGCCCAGTAAGGGCACCCTGGCCGTCGTCATCTTCATGGTGCTGGCCATCGCCGGGCTGCCGATCCTCTCGGGCGGGCGCAGCGGCTTGACCGCGCTGGCCTCCCCGACCGCCGGTTACTTCGTCGGCTTCCTGCCCGCGGTCGTCGTGATCGGCGTGCTCACCGCGGCGATGATGTCCGTCGGCGACAAGCCGCGCTACCGCGTGCTGTGGGGCATCGGGATCAACGCGCTGGGCGGGATGTTCGTCCTCTATCTGTTCGGGGTGATCGGACTGGTCCTGCGCACCGACCTGACGGTGTGGGCGGCGATCACGTCGAACGGTCCGTTCATCGTCGGCGACGTCATCAAGGTCGTCGTCGCCGCGCTGGTCGCCGCGCAGATCCATCGCGGTCGCCCCGGACTGATCGAGCCGCTCCGGCTGTCCCGGCGCACCGCCCCCGGCAGCTGA
- a CDS encoding energy-coupling factor transporter transmembrane component T family protein, whose product MNVLGVYRPGNTLLHRLPPGIKFVAMAVAILVMSLTVRTLPTLGIATLAVSAIFALAGIGPREAWKQLRPLLWMLLFIFVFQVIFTDWRRAVVICGVLALSVALATVVTLTTRTTDMLDAIVRGLSPLRHVGVRTDLIAVALALTIRAIPLMVEVVREVDEARKARGLRPGPRILVAPVVLAALRTADGFADTLTARGLD is encoded by the coding sequence GTGAACGTCCTCGGCGTCTACCGCCCCGGGAACACTCTCCTGCACCGACTCCCGCCGGGGATCAAGTTCGTCGCGATGGCCGTGGCGATCCTGGTGATGTCGCTGACCGTGCGAACCCTGCCCACGCTCGGCATTGCGACGCTCGCGGTCTCGGCGATCTTCGCGCTGGCAGGAATCGGTCCCCGTGAGGCCTGGAAGCAGTTGCGGCCCCTGCTCTGGATGTTGTTGTTCATCTTCGTTTTCCAGGTGATCTTCACCGATTGGCGTCGCGCCGTGGTGATCTGCGGCGTGCTGGCGCTGTCGGTCGCGCTCGCCACGGTCGTCACGCTGACGACCCGCACCACCGACATGCTCGATGCAATCGTCCGCGGCCTGAGTCCACTACGCCACGTGGGCGTGCGCACCGACCTCATCGCCGTCGCTCTGGCGCTGACCATCCGTGCGATCCCGCTGATGGTCGAGGTGGTGCGCGAGGTCGACGAGGCCCGCAAGGCCCGCGGGCTCCGACCCGGGCCGCGCATCCTCGTCGCGCCCGTGGTGCTGGCAGCGTTGCGTACCGCCGACGGCTTCGCCGACACCCTCACCGCCCGCGGCCTCGACTAG
- a CDS encoding GuaB3 family IMP dehydrogenase-related protein: MRDLVEIGMGRTARRTYELDDISIVPSRRTRSSKDVSTAWQIDAYRFESPILSHPTDALVSPSVAIELGKLGALGVINGEGLWARHRDVDAKLEELAAIAAGDPDPYAAVRHLQKLHAAPLDSGLLAEAVAQVRDAGVTTAVRVSPQHAPELTPALLKAGVELLVVHGTIISAEHVAQVDGEGAREPLNLKTFIADLDIPVIAGGVHDHRTALHLMRTGAAGVIVGYGSAAGATTTGEVLGIGVPMATAIADAAAARRDYLDETGGRYVHVIADGDIHNSGDLIKAIACGADAAVLGTPLAASASAPGGGWYWPSAAAHPDTPRGALLQVAGNADRPSLERVLNGPSDDPFGELNLVGALRRAMAKAGYCDLKEFQRVGLSVHA; encoded by the coding sequence GTGCGTGACCTCGTCGAAATCGGCATGGGCCGGACGGCCCGACGGACCTACGAACTGGACGACATCAGCATCGTCCCGTCCCGTCGGACCCGTTCCTCCAAGGACGTCTCCACCGCGTGGCAGATCGATGCCTACCGGTTCGAGTCGCCGATCCTGAGCCACCCGACCGACGCGCTGGTGTCGCCGTCGGTGGCCATCGAGTTGGGCAAGCTCGGTGCTCTCGGCGTGATCAACGGCGAGGGACTGTGGGCCCGGCATCGCGACGTCGACGCCAAGCTCGAGGAGCTGGCCGCCATCGCCGCCGGCGATCCCGATCCCTATGCCGCAGTGCGTCATCTGCAGAAGCTGCACGCCGCACCCCTCGACAGCGGACTCCTCGCCGAGGCCGTGGCGCAGGTACGCGACGCGGGTGTCACCACCGCGGTCCGGGTCAGCCCACAGCACGCACCTGAGCTGACCCCGGCACTGCTCAAGGCCGGTGTCGAGCTGCTCGTCGTGCACGGCACGATCATCTCGGCCGAGCACGTCGCCCAGGTCGACGGCGAGGGTGCCCGCGAGCCGCTGAACCTGAAGACCTTCATCGCCGATCTCGACATCCCGGTGATCGCCGGCGGCGTGCACGACCACCGCACCGCACTGCACCTGATGCGTACCGGTGCGGCCGGCGTGATCGTCGGCTACGGCTCGGCTGCGGGTGCGACCACCACCGGTGAGGTGCTGGGCATCGGCGTGCCGATGGCCACCGCCATCGCCGACGCGGCTGCCGCCCGCCGCGACTACCTCGACGAGACCGGCGGACGCTACGTCCACGTCATCGCCGACGGCGACATCCACAACTCGGGCGACCTGATCAAGGCCATCGCCTGCGGTGCCGACGCCGCCGTGCTCGGCACGCCGCTCGCCGCCTCCGCGTCGGCGCCCGGTGGTGGCTGGTACTGGCCGTCGGCCGCCGCCCACCCCGACACCCCGCGGGGCGCACTGCTCCAGGTGGCCGGCAACGCCGACCGTCCCAGCCTCGAGCGCGTCCTGAACGGTCCGTCCGACGACCCGTTCGGCGAGCTCAACCTCGTGGGCGCCCTGCGCCGCGCGATGGCCAAGGCCGGGTACTGCGACCTCAAGGAGTTCCAGCGAGTGGGGCTGTCCGTCCACGCGTAG